A genomic region of Pseudobacteriovorax antillogorgiicola contains the following coding sequences:
- a CDS encoding protein adenylyltransferase SelO family protein produces the protein MALKNFQKKMIQESYAKIRKIDGTHPFKESVHGSFVSYRVRYRGRGRISYFNFPLAKEMGLISSDHPHVMSRSLESALLDTFSIQIINEYDMTHGTKIDPNDVKPNQYMATRYLQLQHPSKIGITSGDGRSIWNGVVRHRGKVWDVSSCGTGATCLSPATAINNKYFRTGDPAVSYGCGHSTVSEGLVDVLFSEILTKNRIDTERVLCVIAYPKGLGTTVRVGKNLLRPSHFFNHLKQGQYLRLKDVADYYIQRQVQNGDWKIPKGQNQYLYLRDRMVETFADIAAKFEAHYIFCWLDWDGDNVLADGGIIDFGSVRQFGLYYHEYKFDDAERWSTNIKEQRGKARYTVQTFIQLVDYLISGKRKPIHSFRNHRSLKRFDRLLEWRLKEELLWKVGFNEPQIKFLMGFANKHVDQLLKSHSYLEQIKSREGVHQVADGQNCNILSNTRKLLLELPGAMVDLEPLDQQAFLKILGSHHSQYESFPKTRALRQHIQKFQKSYIKLVQKTSDNQGRSSAIILANLRQRAQQINHPERITGDSLCLVVEEILKKRSSFSFEQLEQLILHFVNEQILNPDFKPSKAWREAVRPPIFSRRFYRRILKLVSDYREGL, from the coding sequence ATGGCGTTGAAGAACTTTCAAAAGAAGATGATCCAAGAATCATATGCCAAGATTCGCAAGATAGATGGAACCCATCCCTTTAAGGAGTCTGTCCACGGCAGTTTTGTCAGCTATCGAGTTCGCTATCGTGGCCGCGGACGTATCAGCTACTTCAACTTTCCACTGGCGAAAGAGATGGGCTTGATCTCCAGTGATCATCCCCACGTTATGAGTCGATCCCTCGAATCGGCGCTCCTAGATACGTTTAGTATTCAGATTATCAATGAATACGATATGACTCATGGAACGAAGATCGACCCTAATGATGTCAAACCAAACCAGTACATGGCGACCCGGTATCTACAACTTCAGCACCCAAGTAAAATTGGCATAACATCTGGTGACGGGCGTAGCATCTGGAACGGTGTTGTTCGCCACCGAGGTAAAGTCTGGGATGTTTCCTCCTGTGGTACTGGAGCTACGTGCCTTTCACCGGCAACTGCAATTAACAATAAGTATTTTAGGACCGGCGATCCTGCAGTCAGTTATGGCTGTGGCCATTCCACAGTATCGGAAGGCTTGGTTGACGTCCTTTTTAGCGAGATACTTACAAAGAATCGGATCGATACGGAACGGGTTTTGTGTGTCATCGCCTATCCCAAGGGCTTAGGGACCACAGTTCGTGTTGGTAAGAATTTGCTCAGGCCATCTCACTTCTTCAATCACCTTAAACAGGGGCAATATCTAAGGCTAAAGGATGTGGCAGACTACTATATTCAAAGGCAGGTTCAAAACGGTGACTGGAAAATACCCAAGGGTCAAAATCAATACCTTTACCTTAGGGATCGCATGGTCGAGACCTTTGCTGATATCGCAGCTAAGTTTGAAGCCCATTATATCTTTTGTTGGCTTGACTGGGATGGCGACAATGTACTCGCCGACGGCGGTATTATAGATTTCGGCTCGGTCAGGCAGTTCGGCCTTTACTATCATGAATATAAGTTTGATGATGCAGAGCGCTGGTCGACGAATATCAAGGAACAACGAGGTAAAGCACGCTATACGGTTCAGACGTTCATCCAGCTTGTGGATTATCTGATAAGTGGTAAGCGAAAGCCGATCCACTCGTTTCGCAACCATCGATCCTTGAAACGGTTCGATCGACTTCTCGAATGGCGGCTTAAGGAAGAACTGCTTTGGAAAGTGGGTTTCAACGAGCCTCAGATCAAGTTTCTCATGGGATTTGCCAACAAGCACGTTGATCAGTTACTAAAATCCCATAGCTATCTGGAACAGATAAAATCTCGCGAGGGGGTTCATCAGGTAGCTGATGGTCAGAATTGCAATATTCTCAGCAACACCCGCAAGTTGCTACTTGAGCTGCCGGGTGCTATGGTCGATTTAGAGCCTCTCGATCAGCAAGCCTTTCTGAAGATTCTTGGGTCTCATCACAGCCAGTATGAGAGCTTTCCTAAAACCAGAGCCTTGCGGCAGCATATTCAGAAGTTTCAAAAATCCTACATTAAGCTTGTCCAGAAAACTTCAGACAATCAGGGGCGGTCCTCGGCCATCATACTAGCAAATCTTCGTCAGCGGGCTCAGCAGATCAACCACCCAGAGCGGATTACCGGTGATTCGTTGTGTCTGGTGGTCGAGGAAATCTTGAAAAAGCGTAGCTCTTTTAGCTTTGAGCAGCTAGAGCAGCTGATCCTTCATTTTGTAAACGAGCAAATTCTCAATCCCGACTTCAAACCTAGTAAGGCATGGCGTGAAGCTGTTCGGCCACCCATATTTTCTCGGCGCTTTTATCGGCGCATCCTCAAGCTTGTTTCAGATTATCGAGAAGGTTTATGA
- a CDS encoding Type 1 glutamine amidotransferase-like domain-containing protein → MMRLWMFSSGEAEDNEDMDEDLFHEIDRKRPQITFIPAHQDDALICYDEFIERFAHYDYIKFRMLDLESPVTQKELRKTLQSDLIYLSGGNTFHFLKYLRSSGFINELRYYAKSGGLIAGHSAGAILMTPHIRTASFPYFDRDENEVGIKNFIAMRLVKFEFFPHYVNNIRYSDALVMASKKCHWPIYAAADGGGVAITDKGLRVYGKVWAFFQGKKFKIGFR, encoded by the coding sequence ATGATGAGGTTATGGATGTTCAGCTCTGGTGAAGCTGAAGACAACGAGGATATGGATGAAGACCTATTCCATGAGATCGATCGAAAGCGGCCACAAATCACATTTATCCCTGCTCATCAGGATGATGCCTTGATATGCTACGACGAATTTATTGAGCGGTTCGCACACTACGACTATATTAAATTTCGGATGCTGGATTTAGAATCCCCAGTGACGCAAAAGGAGCTACGAAAAACATTGCAGTCGGACCTGATTTATCTCTCTGGTGGTAATACCTTCCACTTTCTTAAGTATCTTCGCAGTTCAGGCTTTATTAACGAACTGCGATATTATGCTAAGTCAGGTGGTTTGATAGCTGGCCATAGCGCTGGTGCGATTTTGATGACTCCGCACATTCGAACGGCGAGCTTTCCCTATTTTGACCGAGACGAAAATGAGGTAGGTATTAAGAATTTCATAGCCATGAGGCTTGTTAAGTTTGAGTTTTTTCCTCATTACGTGAATAATATTCGATATTCAGATGCCCTAGTCATGGCATCGAAAAAGTGCCATTGGCCTATTTATGCAGCCGCTGATGGAGGCGGTGTCGCGATCACTGATAAGGGGCTGCGAGTTTATGGTAAGGTTTGGGCCTTTTTTCAGGGCAAAAAATTCAAGATTGGATTTCGATGA
- a CDS encoding DUF4442 domain-containing protein — MKSLRKQYEALMSHPRTFKTLLSLWPPFLFSGIRVAEVERDYRYIRIELKSYPFNRNHFGVHFGGSLFAMLDPFYMFMVLHNLGPKYYVWDKSGEIEFVKPGRGTVTAHLQVDQGMIDLIKSETGAGDKYLPEFSCEVWDEQDEVVAIYKKVLYVRLKPEHRS; from the coding sequence ATGAAGAGCTTACGCAAACAATATGAAGCATTGATGTCTCACCCCCGGACATTTAAGACTCTTTTGAGTCTTTGGCCGCCGTTTCTTTTTTCAGGAATTCGTGTGGCAGAGGTAGAGCGCGATTACCGCTATATTCGAATCGAACTTAAGTCTTATCCTTTCAATCGGAATCATTTTGGAGTGCACTTTGGTGGCTCATTATTCGCCATGTTAGACCCTTTCTATATGTTTATGGTGCTTCATAATTTGGGGCCAAAATACTACGTATGGGACAAAAGTGGTGAGATCGAGTTTGTGAAACCTGGGCGAGGCACTGTTACGGCTCATCTGCAGGTCGATCAGGGAATGATCGATCTAATCAAATCGGAAACCGGAGCAGGAGATAAATACCTTCCTGAGTTCTCTTGTGAGGTATGGGATGAGCAGGATGAAGTCGTTGCGATTTACAAGAAAGTACTCTACGTGCGTCTCAAGCCAGAGCATCGCAGTTGA
- a CDS encoding type II toxin-antitoxin system RatA family toxin — translation MAGATREETFDIPAKQFYNALLDYEHYPKILSEVDSIDVLEKDEHQAKIQYNIHIVKKISYTLKMTHDRPRRVAWDLHAGSLFKKNSGEWLIEDLGDKCKVTYSVDVALKVFAPKAITSKLVSVSLPRMMNAFYEHARNM, via the coding sequence GTGGCAGGGGCAACACGAGAAGAGACTTTTGACATACCAGCAAAGCAATTTTACAACGCACTTCTCGATTACGAGCACTATCCCAAGATCTTGTCTGAAGTCGATAGTATAGACGTTCTAGAAAAGGACGAACATCAGGCGAAGATTCAATATAATATCCACATCGTGAAAAAAATCTCCTATACCCTGAAGATGACTCATGATAGACCTCGGCGGGTGGCGTGGGATCTACACGCTGGCAGCCTGTTTAAGAAAAACTCGGGCGAGTGGCTCATCGAGGATCTTGGGGACAAGTGCAAGGTCACCTATAGTGTGGATGTAGCCTTAAAAGTGTTTGCTCCAAAGGCAATCACAAGTAAGCTTGTTTCTGTCAGCCTACCGCGGATGATGAATGCCTTCTATGAGCACGCAAGAAACATGTAG